Below is a window of Fuerstiella sp. DNA.
GATATCGAGAACTTCTGGTCGCCGATGGAGAAGAGCCAGGTTTCCTCTAAGCTGGCCTGTTCGTTCTACGGCTCGCCCGAGACCATCAAAGCCAAACTGGATCCACTGATCGAAGCCACCGGTGCTGATGAACTAATGGTCGCGGCGGCGATCTGGGACCACCACGCGCGGGTGCGCTCCTTCGAACTGCTGGCGAGCGCGATGGCGCACGCTCGTGGCCTCGCAACGGCCCTCTAACGCCTCGCCATTAACAGATCACTCAGGAGCTTCTTCAGATTGCTGGAGTTCATTGGGTCAATGTGCGAGATCGCGAAAGAGCCGTGTCTCTCATTCGTGAAACCATATGAACTACCAGTGCTCGCGAATGGCGATGATTTGGAATCGGCATTGCGTGGATTTTTGGCAGGTGGTGACTTGGTGACGTACAACAACCGCGATTTGAAAGAGAAACAACGTGGCCGACTTGAGCGTCACGGAGAGTGTCTGGAAGCAGACAGGCGAAGTAGAACGCAAACCATTCGAGCAGACTCATAGCGTCCACCTCACGGCACCAAAATGACTCATCTGAATGATGGGACTCAAAAAGGGACTCATCAATAAGCGTCAATGAGTCCCAAGGACTCATCTCAAGCATCACTACCAATGAAAAGAACCCAAAAACGCTTGGTTTTCGGGTTCCAGAGGTGTGTGGAGTGGTCCCTACAGGACTCGAACCTGTGACCTTTCGGATGTGAACCGAACGCTCTAACCAACTGAGCCAAGGGACCGGATGTGATCACATCCGTCTTCTACCGGCTTGTCATGGCCTTATCAAGATTGCCAACCCTGTCAGAAGCAGATTTCACAATCGTCTCCCGCACTTAACAATCAGGCGAACCGGAGCAATCACAAACGTTACGGCAACAACTGCCCCTGATACAGATGCCGGAACAACGGCGCCGGAACTGGTTTTTTTGCTGGCCACGCAATATTCAGGGGATGGCCGACACTATGGCTTTGTGGTGAATTCCTGATATCGTGGCAAACGACATCGTGGTATCAGATTCATTCGATGACGGAACCTGCGGTGACACGAATGCGGTGGTTCTGTGCAGTTGTTCGGCCCCGATAACGGTATCCTGAATGGCGACAGTGAGTGACGAATTGCAAGACGTCGGCCTTATTGGAATCGGTCTGCTTGGCAGCGCGCTTGCAGAACGTCTGCTGCAAGCAGGATTGACCGTCCACGGCTACGACACGTCCATGGCGGCCCTGGACAGTTTTGCCGCAATGGGTGGGTATTCCCTGGACAACGTAAAATCGTTGCCATTCGACGCAGGAACCATTGTACTGTGCTTGCCCAATTCCACGGTCGTGGAACAGGTCCTGACAACCATTCAACCGCATCTGCAGCCGGATACGGTGATTATCGACACCACAACAGGCGATCCTCGACGGACGCAGGTATTGGAAGAAACTCTGCGGAACATCAATGTCGAACTGGTCGATGCTACCGTGCTGGGATCCAGTAACGTGACTCGGCGGGGCGACGCGGTTCTTATGGTAGGAGCCTCTTCAACGGCGTTCGATCGGTGCCAGCCGATCCTGCAGGCAATTTCCAACACCGTCCATCATTTGGGGCCGACCGGCCGCGGACAGGAAATGAAACTCGTGGCAAATCTGGTGCTGGGCCTGAACCGCGCGGCACTGGCAGAAGGCCTGCATTTCGCCAGGAACCTCGGTCTGGATCTGAACACGGTGCTCGAAATCCTCATGTCAGGTGCGGCGTCGTCGCGTGTCATGGATGCCAAGGGCCTAAAGATGATCCACCAAGAATTCACACCCGAGGCGAGACTCAGTCAGCACCTCAAAGATGTACGATTGATCCTTAGTCATGCCGAAACGGCCGAGACACACCTGCCAATCTCTGAGTTACATCGAGTGTTACTGCAGCGCGTCCAGGAAAACGGTGGTGGCGATCTCGATAACAGCGCGATTATCCAGGCGTGGTGATCAATGGTCAGGTCTTCCATCGTGCCATCCGTCACGATGGGTGACAAAGTGACGGGCCGCGAACGGCTGTGTAAAATCCATCCGTTGCATTCATGGCGCGTTTCGGTCACTGAAATCAATGGCCATCTGCCTAACGGCGACGAGGACCCCGACGTCGAGAGCCTCGACGATCGGCATGATCAGCACCTGGGGATTTGATCGTTAACGAAGCGATTGCCTCTTCCCAGGTCGGAACATTCTTATAGACGGAAGCGACTTCCCGGTCCTCGCGTCTGCCTCGACGACGTGGTTCCCGGTCCTCCTCTTCGCGTGTTTCGCGACTCCGTGAACGGGAGGGACGTTCCGTTTCTGACCGGCTTTCCGCGACCTCATCCCGATCTCTATCTCTTCGGCGAGACGGTCTCCGTCGACGTGTATTTCTCTTCGGTGGTCGTTCGTCTTCCGTGTCTTCCCTGTCTGCCTCAAAGTCCAGATCCACATCGTCCGCTAATTCGTTGTCTTCTTCATCCCGATCATCTTTAGAAGACGGGCCACGCCCATCCACGTCGGATTCGGTACGCCGCGGACGTCTGCGTCGGCCACGTCCGCGACCGCGTCCGCGACCACGCCGAGAACGCGAGTCTTCTTCTTCATCGTTTGCCTCGTTAACAGATTCTTCAGGCGATTCAGAATCGCCATCATCGTCCTGTGACGAGCGAATCCGGCCGCGAGCATGCCGAGACTCTGCCGGGGAAACACTCACGAAATCTTCGCTGGCTTCTTCGAACAGGATTTCATTCAAATTGTCTTCGTCGTCGGCCCCATCCTCGGCACGAGCATCCTGAGAGTCGCTGCTTTCCGAAGTCGTCTCCGTATGTTGACGTCCGCGACCACGACCGCGTCGACCGCGACGTCCTCGACGACGGCGTCGCGGCTGGTCTTCCTCTGTTTCTTCTTCGGTCTCAGTATCCGAGGTAGACACCGGCTCAGCGGCAGCAGACGCAGTCTGCGGATC
It encodes the following:
- a CDS encoding NAD(P)-dependent oxidoreductase is translated as MATVSDELQDVGLIGIGLLGSALAERLLQAGLTVHGYDTSMAALDSFAAMGGYSLDNVKSLPFDAGTIVLCLPNSTVVEQVLTTIQPHLQPDTVIIDTTTGDPRRTQVLEETLRNINVELVDATVLGSSNVTRRGDAVLMVGASSTAFDRCQPILQAISNTVHHLGPTGRGQEMKLVANLVLGLNRAALAEGLHFARNLGLDLNTVLEILMSGAASSRVMDAKGLKMIHQEFTPEARLSQHLKDVRLILSHAETAETHLPISELHRVLLQRVQENGGGDLDNSAIIQAW